The proteins below come from a single Crossiella sp. CA-258035 genomic window:
- a CDS encoding iron ABC transporter permease — translation MTQATLPGTDTPPTAPHRPARIPVRAGWRVALLGGLGGVALLLAVLAVSLGSVRIPVSDVVRAILGQPTESPSWAFIVTEIRIPRAITALLAGAALGVAGLKMQTLFRNPLADPHLLGVNAGASFGVSLVLLGGGSALTGGVALSTVEGIGTVAAAALGAAAVMAVMLLVAALIRSTVIVIVIGVMVNAFVLAMVDMLVYYAQPEAVKTFTDWSAGSFQSVTWQALPVLAGMVLAGLALAVLSVKRLNLFLLGESYAASLGVSVRAFRWTLMAGAALLAGAVTAHAGPIAFLGIAAPHLARGLLRTADHRYLIPGAAVLGATIAVAASILTQLPGSEAVLPLNTTLALLGAPVVTWVLVRLGRGRGLEV, via the coding sequence ATGACCCAGGCGACGCTGCCGGGCACCGACACCCCACCCACGGCACCGCACCGGCCAGCCCGCATTCCCGTTCGGGCTGGGTGGCGAGTGGCGCTGCTGGGCGGTCTCGGCGGCGTCGCCCTCCTGCTCGCCGTGCTCGCGGTCAGCCTCGGCTCGGTGCGCATCCCGGTGTCCGACGTGGTGCGCGCGATCCTCGGCCAGCCAACGGAAAGCCCGTCCTGGGCGTTCATCGTCACCGAGATCCGCATCCCGCGCGCGATCACCGCGCTGCTGGCCGGGGCCGCGCTCGGGGTGGCCGGGCTGAAGATGCAGACCCTGTTCCGCAACCCCCTCGCGGACCCGCACCTGCTGGGCGTCAACGCCGGGGCCAGCTTCGGTGTCAGCCTGGTGCTGCTCGGCGGCGGCAGCGCGCTCACCGGCGGCGTCGCACTGTCCACAGTGGAGGGAATCGGCACGGTGGCCGCGGCCGCACTGGGCGCGGCCGCGGTGATGGCGGTGATGCTGCTGGTCGCCGCGCTGATCCGGAGCACGGTGATCGTGATCGTGATCGGCGTGATGGTGAACGCCTTCGTGCTGGCCATGGTCGACATGCTGGTCTACTACGCCCAGCCCGAGGCGGTGAAGACCTTCACCGACTGGAGCGCGGGCAGCTTCCAGAGCGTCACCTGGCAGGCGCTGCCGGTGCTGGCCGGGATGGTGCTGGCCGGACTGGCACTCGCGGTGCTCTCGGTCAAGCGGCTCAACCTGTTCCTGCTCGGCGAGAGCTACGCCGCCTCGCTCGGGGTCTCCGTGCGGGCCTTCCGCTGGACGCTGATGGCCGGGGCCGCACTGCTGGCCGGGGCGGTCACCGCGCACGCCGGGCCGATCGCCTTCCTCGGCATCGCCGCCCCGCACCTGGCCCGCGGCCTGCTGCGCACCGCCGACCACCGCTACCTGATCCCCGGCGCGGCCGTGCTCGGCGCCACCATCGCGGTGGCCGCGAGCATCCTCACCCAGCTGCCCGGCAGCGAGGCGGTGCTGCCGCTGAACACCACCCTCGCACTGCTGGGCGCGCCGGTGGTCACCTGGGTGCTGGTGCGCCTGGGCCGTGGTCGAGGGCTGGAGGTGTGA
- a CDS encoding ABC transporter ATP-binding protein: MGAEVLRANDLAVGYRARRRSRTVLSGVDLGLRAGELVCLLGVNGTGKSTLMRTLAGMQPPLAGSVELTGVPLTALSRVERARRLAVVLTTRVQVGNLRGIDLVELGRAPYTGWSGKLSAEDETVVREALRLTGAESLAERLLDELSDGERQRLMVARALAQQPAVLLLDEPTAFLDAPRRAELTAMLRGLGRATDLAVLLSTHDVELALRNADVIWLVLPGGGVVAGAPEDLVLDGVLERAFGGRDHTFDPLAGGFQVRAEVHGTARITGAGAELAEVWTRRALQRCGYRIDDSAGVVDVEVGCHRTADGHRWKVATDAGNSEHDRLAGVAGEIRRTPRRSATDGR; the protein is encoded by the coding sequence ATGGGCGCGGAAGTGTTGCGCGCCAACGACCTCGCCGTCGGCTACCGGGCCAGGCGGCGGAGCCGGACCGTGCTCTCCGGGGTCGACCTCGGCCTGCGCGCGGGCGAGCTGGTCTGCCTGCTCGGGGTCAACGGCACCGGCAAGTCCACCCTGATGCGCACCCTGGCCGGGATGCAGCCGCCACTGGCCGGATCGGTCGAGCTGACCGGGGTTCCGCTCACCGCACTGTCCAGAGTGGAGCGTGCGCGGCGGCTGGCCGTGGTGCTCACCACCCGGGTCCAGGTCGGCAACCTGCGCGGGATCGACCTGGTCGAGCTGGGCCGCGCGCCCTACACCGGCTGGTCCGGCAAGCTCAGCGCCGAGGACGAAACCGTGGTGCGGGAAGCACTTCGGCTCACCGGCGCGGAGTCGCTGGCCGAGCGGCTGCTGGACGAGCTCAGCGACGGCGAGCGGCAGCGGCTGATGGTCGCCCGGGCGCTCGCCCAACAGCCCGCCGTGCTGCTGCTGGACGAGCCCACCGCGTTCCTGGACGCGCCGAGGCGGGCCGAGCTGACCGCGATGCTGCGCGGCCTCGGCCGGGCCACCGACCTGGCGGTCCTGCTCTCCACCCACGACGTGGAACTGGCCCTGCGCAACGCCGACGTCATCTGGCTGGTGCTGCCCGGCGGCGGGGTGGTCGCGGGCGCGCCGGAGGACCTGGTCCTGGACGGTGTCCTGGAACGGGCCTTCGGCGGCCGCGACCACACCTTCGACCCGCTGGCCGGCGGTTTCCAGGTGCGCGCCGAGGTGCACGGCACGGCGCGGATCACCGGCGCGGGTGCGGAGCTGGCCGAGGTGTGGACCCGGCGGGCGCTACAACGCTGTGGCTACCGCATCGACGACTCGGCCGGGGTGGTGGACGTCGAGGTGGGCTGCCACCGCACCGCGGACGGCCACCGGTGGAAGGTGGCGACCGACGCCGGGAACAGCGAGCACGACCGCCTGGCCGGCGTGGCCGGGGAGATCAGGCGGACACCGCGACGTAGTGCGACGGACGGCCGTTGA
- a CDS encoding isocyanide synthase family protein, which produces MSPTTTTLSAAGSDHALAVAETCESILRILLPYRRAEADDTYADGEVRTAFADQLCQLREFVSAGEPIVFTLPAFPCKSPNNDKVFGHLPDLGELLSLRFLHGLTERVREVYPPGARMLICSDGHVFGDLIKVPDHHIDEYAETLRQMITWGGFDSIDTFSLENVYGQASFEEKRRILTEEFAEPEESLREEVRAGGKALRLYRGITRFLVEDAGDFEGTKSALQRECRQRAYGVIQRSRAWGDLIAKYHAKQVRLSIHPQPVGGPKFGIMLLGSPDCWLTPWHSVAVQHRGERNYTLMKRIDAAKIGEPVWLNGRPSHYVAVSA; this is translated from the coding sequence ATGAGTCCCACCACAACAACCCTCTCCGCGGCAGGCTCCGACCACGCCTTAGCCGTGGCGGAGACCTGCGAGTCGATCCTGCGGATCCTGTTGCCGTACCGGCGCGCGGAGGCCGACGACACCTATGCCGACGGCGAGGTCCGCACCGCCTTCGCCGACCAGCTCTGCCAGTTGCGCGAGTTCGTCAGCGCGGGGGAGCCGATCGTGTTCACCCTGCCCGCGTTCCCGTGCAAGTCGCCCAACAACGACAAGGTGTTCGGCCACCTGCCGGACCTGGGCGAGCTGCTCTCGCTGCGGTTCCTGCACGGGCTGACCGAGCGGGTCCGCGAGGTCTACCCGCCCGGCGCGCGGATGCTGATCTGCTCCGACGGGCACGTCTTCGGCGACCTGATCAAGGTGCCGGACCACCACATCGACGAGTACGCCGAGACGCTGCGCCAGATGATCACCTGGGGCGGCTTCGACTCGATCGACACCTTCAGCCTGGAGAACGTCTACGGACAGGCCAGCTTCGAGGAGAAGCGGCGGATCCTGACCGAGGAGTTCGCCGAACCGGAGGAGTCGCTGCGCGAGGAGGTCCGCGCCGGTGGCAAGGCGTTGCGGCTGTACCGGGGGATCACCCGGTTCCTGGTGGAGGACGCCGGTGACTTCGAGGGCACCAAGTCGGCGTTGCAGCGGGAGTGCCGTCAGCGCGCCTACGGGGTGATCCAGCGCAGCCGGGCCTGGGGCGACCTGATCGCCAAGTACCACGCCAAGCAGGTCCGGCTGTCCATCCACCCGCAGCCGGTGGGCGGGCCCAAGTTCGGCATCATGCTGCTCGGCTCGCCGGACTGCTGGCTGACCCCGTGGCACTCGGTGGCCGTGCAGCACCGAGGGGAGCGCAACTACACCCTGATGAAGCGGATCGACGCGGCCAAGATCGGCGAGCCGGTGTGGCTCAACGGCCGTCCGTCGCACTACGTCGCGGTGTCCGCCTGA
- a CDS encoding cytochrome P450, translating to MPFSDHSPRPREPVFLHTRDFKRDPYPVYARLREQGPVHRVAFPSGVVGWLVTGYDAAVSALADPRLSKDHRHGGEQWRRLSASMPEPYHGRLQAHLLHQDPPAHTRMRRHVTDSFSPRRMAALRAKVEEIAESLLDDVVAQVRRGGSADLVEHFAAEFPFLALSEVLGIDADFRARFRPEWRKVVAPVGPNEPGRPAYLALLEGCQDYIAELVAHKRKHPADDLLSALVRANEAGDLADHELSSMIFQLFAAGQEPVTNQITTMTVALLDHPAEFAELARRPELLPGAVEELFRYDGSFEITTWRFFREDSELHGVPIPAGESVIVSLGAANRDGRRFADPDRLDFTRSPNPHLAFGHGIHFCPGAALARIQGQTAISALVRRLPGLRLAVPAADLEWIQAVLGRGVARLPVTFEHARAQPALA from the coding sequence GTGCCGTTTTCAGATCACTCGCCGCGCCCCAGGGAACCGGTCTTCCTGCACACGAGGGACTTCAAACGCGACCCGTACCCGGTCTACGCGCGGCTGCGCGAGCAGGGCCCGGTGCACCGGGTCGCCTTCCCCAGCGGTGTGGTGGGCTGGCTGGTGACCGGCTACGACGCGGCCGTGTCCGCACTGGCCGACCCGCGCCTGTCCAAGGACCACCGGCACGGTGGCGAGCAGTGGCGCAGGCTCTCGGCCAGCATGCCGGAGCCGTACCACGGCCGGTTGCAGGCGCACCTGCTGCACCAGGACCCGCCCGCGCACACCAGGATGCGCAGGCACGTCACCGACTCCTTCTCCCCGCGCCGGATGGCCGCACTGCGGGCGAAGGTCGAGGAGATCGCCGAGTCGCTGCTGGACGACGTGGTGGCGCAGGTGCGCAGGGGCGGCAGCGCGGACCTGGTCGAGCACTTCGCCGCGGAGTTCCCGTTCCTGGCGCTGAGCGAGGTGCTGGGCATCGACGCGGACTTCCGGGCCCGGTTCCGCCCGGAGTGGCGCAAGGTGGTCGCCCCGGTGGGACCGAACGAGCCCGGCAGGCCGGCGTACCTGGCACTACTGGAGGGGTGCCAGGACTACATCGCCGAACTGGTGGCGCACAAGCGGAAACACCCGGCCGACGACCTGCTCTCCGCGCTGGTGCGGGCCAACGAGGCCGGTGACCTGGCCGACCACGAGCTCAGCTCGATGATCTTCCAGTTGTTCGCCGCCGGGCAGGAGCCGGTGACCAACCAGATCACCACCATGACGGTGGCCCTGCTGGACCACCCCGCGGAGTTCGCGGAGCTGGCCCGGCGCCCGGAGCTGCTGCCGGGCGCGGTGGAGGAGCTGTTCCGCTACGACGGCTCGTTCGAGATCACCACCTGGCGCTTCTTCCGCGAGGACAGCGAGCTGCACGGGGTGCCGATCCCGGCGGGCGAGTCGGTGATCGTCTCCCTGGGCGCGGCCAACCGGGACGGGCGGCGCTTCGCCGACCCGGACCGGCTGGACTTCACCCGCTCGCCCAACCCGCACCTGGCCTTCGGGCACGGCATCCACTTCTGTCCCGGCGCGGCACTGGCCAGGATCCAGGGCCAGACCGCGATCTCCGCGCTGGTCCGCCGCCTGCCGGGGCTGCGCCTCGCGGTGCCCGCGGCGGACCTGGAATGGATCCAGGCGGTGCTGGGCCGAGGGGTGGCCCGGCTGCCGGTGACCTTCGAGCACGCGCGGGCCCAGCCCGCACTCGCCTGA
- a CDS encoding sigma-70 family RNA polymerase sigma factor has product MADDTQITEWALAAGRGDQVAAASFIRATQREVWRFLVHLAGREEAEDLTQETFVRALRSVHRFAGRSHARTWLLSIARRVAVDQIRSAMARPRISGGVDWQDSAERATPVTPGVDEAVALQLAVRELGEDQRAAFVLTQVIGLGYAEAAEVCGCPVGTIRSRVARARQELVQALGEGPRRSAASE; this is encoded by the coding sequence ATGGCCGATGACACCCAGATCACCGAGTGGGCGCTGGCCGCCGGCCGGGGCGACCAGGTCGCGGCCGCATCCTTCATCCGGGCCACCCAGCGCGAGGTCTGGCGGTTCCTGGTGCACCTGGCCGGCCGCGAGGAGGCCGAGGACCTGACCCAGGAGACCTTTGTCAGGGCGCTGCGCAGCGTGCACCGCTTCGCCGGCCGCAGCCACGCCCGCACCTGGCTGCTCTCCATCGCCCGCCGGGTCGCGGTGGACCAGATCCGCTCGGCGATGGCCCGGCCGCGGATCTCCGGCGGGGTCGACTGGCAGGACAGCGCCGAGCGCGCCACCCCGGTCACGCCGGGGGTGGACGAGGCGGTGGCTTTGCAGCTGGCCGTGCGTGAGCTGGGCGAGGACCAGCGGGCCGCGTTCGTGCTGACGCAGGTCATCGGCCTTGGCTACGCCGAGGCGGCCGAGGTGTGCGGCTGCCCGGTGGGCACCATCCGGTCGAGGGTGGCCAGGGCCCGCCAGGAGCTGGTGCAGGCGCTGGGCGAGGGCCCGCGCCGCTCCGCCGCCAGCGAGTGA
- a CDS encoding zf-HC2 domain-containing protein produces MDCTKYQELLSARLDGEEPPPTARLDAHLDTCEDCSAWYERAARITRLARTGVAEAGPDLVAAVLAEAAPRRRVSLVAVLRWALGLLGITQVTLAMSVFLSPGGGDHHGAGLLAAGATHLSHESAAWNLALGVAFGWAALRTRQVAGLVPVLATFVVVLFGVSLLDLLRGGVAPTRVAAHLVALAGLVLIVLLARFGDSRHRPAPADLVEDEDYDIPPGLFPVTDIPQLKRGRPGTASAADRRHVA; encoded by the coding sequence GTGGACTGCACGAAGTACCAGGAGCTGCTCTCCGCGCGGCTGGACGGCGAGGAGCCGCCGCCGACGGCGCGGCTGGACGCGCACCTGGACACCTGTGAGGACTGTTCTGCCTGGTACGAGCGGGCGGCGCGGATCACCAGGCTGGCCAGGACCGGGGTGGCCGAGGCCGGACCGGACCTGGTCGCCGCCGTGCTCGCCGAGGCCGCGCCGCGGCGCAGGGTGAGCCTGGTCGCGGTGCTGCGCTGGGCGCTGGGCCTGCTCGGCATCACCCAGGTCACGCTGGCCATGTCGGTCTTCCTCAGCCCCGGCGGCGGCGACCACCACGGCGCGGGACTGCTGGCCGCGGGCGCCACCCACCTCTCGCACGAGAGCGCGGCCTGGAACCTGGCGCTCGGGGTGGCCTTCGGCTGGGCGGCGCTGCGCACCCGGCAGGTGGCCGGGCTGGTCCCGGTGCTGGCCACGTTCGTGGTGGTGCTGTTCGGGGTGAGCCTGCTGGACCTGCTGCGCGGCGGGGTGGCGCCGACCAGGGTGGCCGCGCACCTGGTGGCGCTGGCCGGGCTGGTGCTGATCGTGCTGCTGGCCCGCTTCGGCGACTCCCGGCACCGGCCCGCGCCCGCGGACCTGGTCGAGGACGAGGACTACGACATTCCGCCTGGTTTGTTTCCGGTTACTGATATTCCCCAGCTGAAACGGGGACGGCCCGGCACCGCGAGCGCGGCAGACCGCAGGCACGTGGCCTGA
- a CDS encoding MFS transporter has product MVAFTSLLTMNSVNIALPTMQHEFGVPPSAAQWIVLAYQLPLIALVLPSGRWLDLVGPRPALALAVGGFALTSVAAAAAGEFAVLVPVRVLQGCFGALMLALTPALASRAVRPEARARAMSVLATLGPLGALTGPALGGLLLESSGWPAVFLLNVPICLLVLGIGLRAIPAGRPLCWPDRSWLTEAALVAGAVSAVLLGVSFAATDGLPWLGLLLLAVPLFLLWRRRSTSAEVLELVRRPGMAGPHLTLLGIGLAFAAMNLVLPFYLQRVLHVDAATTGLTVLAFPVGMVLAGPLGGLLGDRWGARRTGLLGVAVVAAGLLLVLPLSESWQPVDLAWRLFAAGLGMGLYGGPVQSLAMGAAPRSRIATTAATIQLARSIGFALGPALATTLWAASGYALAGMRLGLGLAVLAAAATLPALALSRPKVAMVASPR; this is encoded by the coding sequence ATGGTCGCGTTCACCTCGCTGTTGACGATGAACAGTGTGAACATCGCGTTACCGACGATGCAACACGAATTTGGCGTGCCGCCCAGCGCGGCGCAATGGATCGTGCTCGCCTATCAGCTGCCGTTGATCGCGCTGGTGCTGCCCAGCGGCCGCTGGCTGGACCTGGTCGGCCCCCGGCCCGCGCTGGCGCTGGCGGTCGGCGGGTTCGCGCTGACCAGCGTGGCCGCCGCGGCCGCCGGTGAGTTCGCGGTGCTGGTGCCGGTGCGCGTCTTGCAGGGCTGCTTCGGCGCGCTGATGCTCGCGCTGACCCCGGCGCTGGCCAGCCGCGCGGTCCGGCCGGAGGCCAGGGCGCGGGCGATGAGCGTGCTGGCCACGCTGGGCCCGCTGGGCGCGCTGACCGGTCCGGCGCTCGGCGGCCTGCTGCTGGAGTCCTCCGGCTGGCCCGCGGTGTTCCTGCTGAACGTGCCCATTTGCTTGTTGGTGCTGGGAATCGGCCTGCGCGCCATCCCGGCCGGGCGCCCGCTGTGCTGGCCGGACCGGAGCTGGCTGACCGAGGCCGCGCTGGTCGCGGGCGCGGTGAGCGCGGTGCTGCTCGGGGTGAGCTTCGCGGCCACCGACGGCCTGCCCTGGCTCGGCCTGCTGCTGCTCGCGGTGCCGCTGTTCCTGTTGTGGCGCAGGCGGTCCACCAGTGCCGAGGTGCTGGAGCTGGTGCGCCGCCCCGGCATGGCCGGTCCGCACCTGACCTTGCTGGGCATCGGCCTGGCCTTCGCCGCGATGAACCTGGTCCTGCCCTTCTACCTGCAACGGGTGCTGCACGTCGACGCCGCCACCACCGGGCTGACCGTGCTGGCCTTCCCGGTGGGCATGGTGCTGGCCGGACCGCTGGGCGGACTGCTCGGCGACCGCTGGGGCGCCCGCCGCACCGGCCTGCTCGGCGTGGCCGTGGTGGCCGCCGGACTGCTGCTGGTGCTGCCGCTTTCCGAGTCCTGGCAACCGGTCGACCTGGCCTGGCGGCTGTTCGCGGCCGGGCTGGGCATGGGCCTCTACGGCGGTCCGGTGCAGTCCCTGGCGATGGGGGCCGCGCCGCGCAGCCGGATCGCGACCACCGCGGCGACCATCCAGCTGGCCCGCAGCATCGGGTTCGCGCTCGGTCCGGCGCTGGCCACCACGCTGTGGGCGGCCAGCGGCTACGCGCTCGCCGGCATGCGGCTGGGCCTGGGTCTCGCGGTGCTGGCGGCCGCGGCGACGCTGCCCGCACTGGCGTTGTCCCGGCCGAAGGTCGCGATGGTGGCTAGCCCGCGGTGA
- a CDS encoding TetR/AcrR family transcriptional regulator: MTSERRRLHPRKQPRQARAEMTRQRILTAAAQVFAEHGYAAGTTNRIAERARISIGSLYQYYPNKDAILLELVSRHLDAGITATRLSKQAELPESIEEILRLFVRTAIENHREDPQLLRVMFEQAPRSPELLAKIERQERDLVAFARDLLDRHPEVTVADTGTAARLVVSTVELVVHQQIGAPSPIDLDRLERELVAMLTRYLTAG, translated from the coding sequence ATGACGTCGGAGCGGCGCCGTCTCCACCCGCGCAAACAGCCCCGCCAGGCCAGGGCCGAAATGACCCGGCAGCGGATCCTCACCGCGGCTGCTCAGGTTTTCGCCGAACACGGCTACGCCGCGGGCACCACGAACCGGATCGCCGAGCGCGCCCGGATCTCCATCGGCTCGCTGTACCAGTACTACCCGAACAAGGACGCGATCCTGCTGGAGCTGGTGAGCAGGCACCTGGACGCCGGGATCACCGCCACCCGGCTGAGCAAGCAGGCCGAGCTGCCGGAGTCGATCGAGGAGATCCTCCGGCTGTTCGTGCGCACCGCGATCGAGAACCACCGCGAGGACCCGCAGTTGCTCAGGGTGATGTTCGAGCAGGCGCCCCGCTCGCCGGAGCTGCTGGCCAAGATCGAGCGGCAGGAGCGGGACCTGGTCGCCTTCGCCCGCGACCTGCTCGACCGGCACCCCGAGGTCACGGTCGCCGACACCGGGACCGCGGCCAGGCTGGTGGTCTCCACGGTGGAACTGGTGGTGCACCAGCAGATCGGCGCGCCCAGCCCGATCGACCTGGACCGCCTGGAGCGCGAGCTGGTGGCCATGCTCACCCGCTACCTCACCGCGGGCTAG